Proteins from one Setaria italica strain Yugu1 chromosome V, Setaria_italica_v2.0, whole genome shotgun sequence genomic window:
- the LOC101786354 gene encoding protein GRAVITROPIC IN THE LIGHT 1, producing the protein MEAQVAAPHHHHHQQKAANLARTFTKLLRRKRADAAAQGVPEAPASVVGAGDYEEERTEPPVVPSLSKLKLSGNLAAAYSFDAFFRNAAEKKASAAAGGGGGVGRPAPGEVTPEAAADSLLATLFAGVSAVKAAYAQLQLAQFPYDAEAIQSADAAVVAELTRLSDTKRRYLRDPAAAARGAAAAGHTTLAAHAEEQRHLLKTYQITARKLESELRAKDAEAERIRSSLTAELRAERALEARLHPGRTLASLDDLHLSGLNPTHFLTALRHTVKSIRSFSKSMLNSMQSAGWDLAAAAVAVHPGVPLRRAGDTKFVFESYVAMKMFANFHRRDFNFSFLDEREFYDRRRFFEEFTELKAEPASAFLDVRNPRWGGFGKFLRAKYLSLVHARMETAFFGRLEQRGIVSAGPGFPESSWFAEFAEMARRVWLLHCLFFAFDGGAEEDGASIFQVRTGARFSEVYMESVSDGRADDAAVAADDRVVGFTVLPGFRVGRTLIQCRVYLSRPVRRP; encoded by the coding sequence ATGGAGGCGCAAGTGGCGGctccgcaccaccaccaccaccagcagaagGCGGCCAACCTGGCGCGCACCTTCACCAAGCTTCTCCGCCGGAAGcgcgccgacgcggcggcgcagggcgtccccgAGGCGCCGGCGTCCGTGGTCGGGGCCGGCGACTACGAGGAGGAGCGGACGGAGCCGCCTGTGGTGCCGTCCCTCAGcaagctcaagctgtcgggGAACCTCGCCGCGGCCTACTCCTTCGACGCCTTCTTCCGCAACGCGGCCGAGAAGAAGGCGTCCGCGGCtgcgggagggggagggggagtggggcggccggcgccgggcgagGTGACGCCGGAGGCCGCCGCGGATTCCCTCCTCGCGACCCTCTTCGCGGGGGTCTCGGCGGTGAAGGCGGCGTACGCGCAGCTGCAGCTCGCGCAGTTCCCCTACGACGCGGAGGCGATCCAGTCCGCGGacgcggccgtcgtcgccgagcTCACCAGGCTGTCCGACACCAAGCGCAGGTACCTCAGggacccggccgccgcggcccggggtgcggcggcggcgggccacaCCACCCTTGCCGCCCACGCCGAGGAGCAGCGCCACCTCCTCAAGACGTATCAGATCACGGCGCGGAAGCTGGAGTCGGAGCTCCGCGCCAAGGACGCCGAGGCCGAGCGCATCAGGAGCTCCCTCACCGCCGAGCTCCGCGCCGAGCGCGCCCTGGAGGCGCGGCTCCACCCAGGCCGGACCCTCGCGTCGCTCGACGACCTCCACCTCTCCGGCCTCAACCCGACGCACTTCCTCACCGCGCTCCGCCACACCGTCAAGTCGATCCGCTCCTTCTCCAAGTCGATGCTCAACTCGATGCAGTCCGCCGGGTGGGatctcgcggcggcggcggtcgccgtcCACCCGGGCGTCCCgctgcgccgcgccggcgacaCCAAGTTCGTCTTCGAATCCTACGTCGCCATGAAGATGTTCGCCAATTTCCACCGCCGCGACTTCAACTTCAGCTTCCTGGATGAGCGGGAGTTCTACGACCGGCGGCGGTtcttcgaggagttcacggagCTGAAGGCGGAGCCGGCGAGCGCCTTCCTGGATGTCAGGAACCCGCGGTGGGGAGGGTTCGGCAAGTTCCTGCGCGCAAAGTACCTGTCGCTGGTGCACGCGCGGATGGAGACGGCCTTCTTCGGCCGCCTCGAGCAGCGCGGCATCGTCAGCGCCGGGCCGGGGTTCCCGGAGAGCTCGTGGTTCGCGGAGTTCGCCGAGATGGCCCGCCGCGTGTGGCTGCTGCACTGCCTCTTCTTCGCgttcgacggcggcgccgaggaggacggCGCCTCCATCTTCCAGGTGCGCACGGGGGCGCGGTTCTCGGAGGTGTACATGGAGAGCGTCAGCGACGGgcgcgccgacgacgccgccgtggccgcaGACGACCGCGTGGTCGGGTTCACCGTGCTGCCGGGGTTCAGGGTCGGCCGGACGCTTATCCAATGCCGGGTCTACCTGTCCCGGCCGGTGCGGCGTCCGTGA